The proteins below come from a single Erinaceus europaeus chromosome 20, mEriEur2.1, whole genome shotgun sequence genomic window:
- the PHLDB1 gene encoding pleckstrin homology-like domain family B member 1 isoform X12, with amino-acid sequence MNTLNRNQVGSGCKTQTMVQKGPLDLIETGKGLKVQTDKPHLVSLGSGRLSTAITLLPLEEGRTVIGSAAKDISLQGPGLAPEHCYIENVRGTLTLYPCGNVCTVDGLPVRQPTRLTQGCMLCLGQSTFLRFNHPAEAKWMKSMIPAGGRAPGPPFSPGPAESESLVNGNHTPQPATRGPSACASHSSLVSSIEKDLQEIMDSLVLEESGAAAKKPAATSPLSPMANGGRYLLSPPTSPGAMSVGSSYENTSPAFSPLSSPASSGSCASHSPSGQEPAPSMPPLVPARSSSYHLALQPPQSRPSGARSSESPLLGKKGCLERPSSPGLRGLLTDSPAATVLAEARRATESPRLGGQLPVVAISLSEYPASSAHTQPTSIPGSPKLQPPVPAPRNKIGTLQDRPPSPFHELSGSDRGLTTSPSRQLVGRTFSDGSVTRTLQPPESPRLGRRGLDSMRELPPLSPSLSRRALSPMPSRTTPDPKLTREVAESPRPRRWAAHGTSPEDFSLTLGARGRRTRSPSPTLGESLAPRKSSFSGRLSPAYSLGSLTGPSPRQSPRAQRKLSSGDLRVPVTRERKNSITEISDNEDDLLEYHRRQRQERLREQEMERLERQRLETILNLCAEYSRADGGPEAGELPSIGEATAALALAGRRPSRSLSGATGRNEDSGSATQRLWESLERSDEENLKEECSSTESTQQEHEDAPSIKLQGEALALEEERVQALGRVEQLKVRVKELEQQLQESAREAEMERALLQGERDAERMLLQKEQKALDQLQEKLVTLETGIQKERDKEAEALETETKLFEDLEFQQLERESRLEEERELAGQGLLRSKAELLRSISKRKERLAVLDNQAGQIRAQAVQDSERLARDKNASLQLLQKEKEKLTMLERRYHSITGGRPFPKTPPTLKEMEKLLLPAVDLEQWYQELMAGLGTGPGAASPRCSPPPLPAKASRQLQVYRSKVDGEATSPLPRTRSGPLPSSSGSSSSSSQLSVATLGRSPSPKSTLLPQNCTGSLPRNLAATLQDIEAKRQLALQQKGQQVIEEQRRRLAELKQKAAAEAQCQWDALHGAAPFSAGPSGFPPLMHHSILHHLPAGRERGEEGEHAYDTLSLESSDSMETSISTGAHSACSPDNMSSTSGLDGGKIEEMEKMLKEAHAEKSRLMESREREIELRRQALEEERRRREQVERRLQSESARRQQLVEKEVKMREKQFSQARPLTRYLPIRKEDFDLKTHIESSGHGVDTCLHVVLSSKVCRGYLVKMGGKIKSWKKRWFVFDRLKRTLSYYVDKHETKLKGVIYFQAIEEVYYDHLRSAAKSPNPALTFCVKTHDRLYYMVAPSAEAMRIWMDVIVTGAEGYTQFMN; translated from the exons GTTGTATGTTGTGCCTGGGCCAGTCCACCTTCCTACGCTTTAACCACCCAGCTGAAGCCAAGTGGATGAAGAGCATGATCCCAGCAGGGGGCCGGGCCCCCGGGCCCCCCTTCAGTCCTGGCCCTG CAGAGTCAGAAAGCCTGGTGAATGGGAACCATACCCCACAGCCTGCAACCCGGGGACCCTCAGCCTGTGCCAGCCACAGTTCCCTTGTGAGCTCCATTGAAAAGGACCTGCAGGAAATCATGGACTCACTGGTGCTAGAGGAGTCTGGAGCTGCTGCCAAAAAACCTGCTGCGACTTCCCCCCTGTCTCCAATGGCCAATGGTGGACGCTAcctgctatctcccccaaccagCCCAGGTGCCATGTCTGTGGGCTCCAGCTATGAGAACACCTCTCCagctttctctccactctcctcacCAGCCAGCAGTGGAAGCTGTGCCAGCCACTCGCCAAGCGGACAGGAGCCAGCACCTTCCATGCCCCCGCTGGTGCCTGCCCGTTCCTCCAGCTACCATTTGGCTCTGCAGCCCCCACAGTCCCGACCAAGTGGTGCCCGCTCCTCTGAGAGCCCTCTGTTGGGCAAGAAGGGGTGTCTTGAGAGACCTTCCAGCCCTGGCCTCCGTGGTCTGCTGACAGACAGTCCTGCAGCCACTGTGTTGGCAGAGGCCCGTAGAGCCACTGAAAGCCCCCGGTTGGGTGGGCAGTTGCCTGTGGTAGCTATCAGCCTGAGTGAATATCCTGCTTCCAGTGCCCACACTCAACCCACTAGCATTCCTGGGAGCCCTAAATTACAACCTCCGGTCCCCGCTCCCCGAAACAAGATCGGCACACTCCAGGACCGTCCTCCCAGCCCTTTCCATGAACTGTCAGGCAGCGATCGAGGGTTGACAACCAGCCCTTCACGCCAGCTGGTGGGCCGAACATTTTCAGATGGGTCAGTCACTCGAACCCTGCAGCCTCCTGAGAGCCCACGCCTAGGCCGACGGGGTTTGGACAGCATGCGAGAACTCCCTCCCTTGAGCCCATCTCTGTCCCGACGGGCTCTGTCTCCCATGCCATCCCGGACCACTCCAGATCCCAAGCTAACCAGGGAAGTGGCAGAAAGTCCCAGACCCCGGCGCTGGGCAGCTCATGGGACTTCACCAGAGGACTTCTCCCTGACACTGGGGGCCCGGGGCCGTAGGACACGGAGCCCTTCACCAACACTTGGGGAGTCTTTAGCACCCCGTAAAAGTAGTTTCAGTGGTAGGTTGAGCCCCGCCTACAGCCTGGGCTCTCTGACTGGGCCTTCACCCCGTCAGAGCCCCCGTGCCCAGAGGAAGCTCTCGAGTGGGGACTTGAGGGTGCCTGTCACTCGAGAGAGGAAAAATAGCATCACAGAGATCAGTGACAATGAGGACGATCTTCTGGAGTACCACCGGCGGCAGCGCCAGGAGAGGCTTCGGGAGCAGGAAATGGAGAGGCTg GAACGCCAGCGCCTAGAGACCATCCTGAACCTTTGTGCTGAGTATAGTCGGGCGGACGGTGGACCCGAGGCTGGGGAACTACCCAGCATCGGAGAAGCCACTGCAGCACTGGCGCTGGCAGGCCGGAGGCCCTCCCGAAGCCTTTCGGGGGCCACAGGGCGGAACGAGGACTCTGGAAGTGCCACCCAACGCCTGTGGGAGAGTTTGGAACGCTCTGATGAGGAAAACCTCAAGGAAGAATGCAGTAGCACTGAGAGCACCCAGCAGGAG CATGAAGATGCACCGAGCATCAAGCTCCAGGGAGAGGCACTGGCTTTGGAAGAAGAGAGAGTTCAGGCGCTGGGGAGAGTGGAGCAGCTCAAGGTCCGAGTGAAGGAACTGGAACAGCAGTTGCAGGAATCAGCTCGAGAG GCTGAAATGGAGCGGGCCCTGCTACAGGGGGAGAGGGATGCAGAGCGAATGCTGCTGCAGAAAGAGCAGAAGGCACTGGACCAGCTGCAGGAAAAGCTGGTGACCTTGGAGACGGGCATCCAGAAGGAGAGGGACAAG GAGGCTGAGGCCCTGGAGACTGAGACAAAGCTCTTTGAGGACTTGGAGTTCCAGCAATTGGAGCGGGAGAGCCGCCTGGAAGAGGAGCGAGAGCTGGCGGGTCAGGGACTGCTCCGGAGCAAAGCGGAGCTGCTCCGAAGCATCTCCAAGAGGAAG GAGCGCCTGGCTGTCCTGGACAATCAGGCTGGGCAGATACGGGCCCAAGCTGTGCAAGATTCTGAGCGTCTGGCCAGAGACAAGAATGCTTCTCTGCAGCTGCTGCAAAAG gagaaggagaagctgaCAATGTTGGAAAGAAGATACCACTCGATCACAGGGGGCAGGCCTTTCCCGAAGACCCCACCAACACTCAAGGAG ATGGAGAAGCTGCTACTCCCTGCTGTAGACTTAGAACAGTGGTACCAGGAACTGATGGCCGGGCTGGGGACTGGCCCTGGTGCAGCTTCCCCTCGCTGCTCCCCCCCACCTCTACCTGCCAAAGCTTCCCGTCAGCTGCAG GTTTACCGTTCCAAGGTGGATGGTGAGGCCACTAGCCCCCTGCCCCGGACCCGCAGCGGGCCCCTACCCTCTTCTTcgggctcttcctcctcctcttcccagcTCAGTGTGGCGACCCTGGGTCGGAGTCCCTCCCCAAAG AGCACTCTACTTCCCCAGAATTGCACCGGCAGCCTACCCCGCAACCTGGCTGCCACACTACAGGACATTGAGGCCAAACGCCAACTGGCCCTGCAACAGAAGG GACAGCAGGTGATTGAGGAGCAGCGGCGGCGACTGGCGGAGTTGAAACAGAAAGCAGCAGCTGAGGCACAGTGCCAGTGGGATGCCCTGCATGGTGCAGCTCCCTTCTCAGCAGGCCCCTCAGGCTTCCCTCCACTTATGCACCACTCCATCCTGCACCACCTACCCGCTGGGCGGGAGCGTGGGGAGGAGGGTGAGCATGCCTATGACACACTGAGCCTGGAGAGCTCTGACAGCATGGAGACCAGCATCTCCACAGGGGCCCATTCAGCCTGCTCCCCTGACAACATGTCCAG CACCAGTGGCCTGGATGGGGGCAAGATCgaggagatggagaagatgcTGAAAGAAGCCCATGCGGAAAAGAGCCGGCTCATGGAATCCAGG GAGCGTGAAATAGAGCTGCGGAGACAAGCTCTGGAAGAAGAGCGCAGGAGGCGGGAGCAGGTGGAACGGAGGCTGCAGAGCGAGAGTGCCAGGAGGCAGCAACTGGTGGAGAAGGAGGTCAAGATGCGGGAGAAGCAATTTTCCCAG gCACGACCCCTGACCCGCTACCTGCCAATCCGGAAGGAGGACTTCGATCTGAAGACCCACATTGAGTCATCAGGCCACGGGGTTGATACCTGTCTGCATGTGGTGCTCAGCAGCAAG GTCTGCCGAGGCTACTTGGTCAAGATGGGCGGCAAGATCAAATCGTGGAAGAAGCGCTGGTTTGTCTTCGACCGGCTCAAGCGCACCCTTTCCTATTATGTGG ATAAACATGAGACAAAGCTGAAGGGGGTGATATATTTCCAGGCCATCGAAGAGGTATATTATGACCACCTGCGCAGTGCAGCCAAG AGTCCAAACCCAGCCCTCACCTTCTGCGTGAAGACCCACGATCGACTATACTACATGGTGGCACCCTCTGCAGAAGCCATGCGCATCTGGATGGACGTCATTGTCACCGGGGCCGAGGGCTATACTCAGTTCATGAACTGA
- the PHLDB1 gene encoding pleckstrin homology-like domain family B member 1 isoform X1 has protein sequence MNTLNRNQVGSGCKTQTMVQKGPLDLIETGKGLKVQTDKPHLVSLGSGRLSTAITLLPLEEGRTVIGSAAKDISLQGPGLAPEHCYIENVRGTLTLYPCGNVCTVDGLPVRQPTRLTQGCMLCLGQSTFLRFNHPAEAKWMKSMIPAGGRAPGPPFSPGPAESESLVNGNHTPQPATRGPSACASHSSLVSSIEKDLQEIMDSLVLEESGAAAKKPAATSPLSPMANGGRYLLSPPTSPGAMSVGSSYENTSPAFSPLSSPASSGSCASHSPSGQEPAPSMPPLVPARSSSYHLALQPPQSRPSGARSSESPLLGKKGCLERPSSPGLRGLLTDSPAATVLAEARRATESPRLGGQLPVVAISLSEYPASSAHTQPTSIPGSPKLQPPVPAPRNKIGTLQDRPPSPFHELSGSDRGLTTSPSRQLVGRTFSDGSVTRTLQPPESPRLGRRGLDSMRELPPLSPSLSRRALSPMPSRTTPDPKLTREVAESPRPRRWAAHGTSPEDFSLTLGARGRRTRSPSPTLGESLAPRKSSFSGRLSPAYSLGSLTGPSPRQSPRAQRKLSSGDLRVPVTRERKNSITEISDNEDDLLEYHRRQRQERLREQEMERLERQRLETILNLCAEYSRADGGPEAGELPSIGEATAALALAGRRPSRSLSGATGRNEDSGSATQRLWESLERSDEENLKEECSSTESTQQEHEDAPSIKLQGEALALEEERVQALGRVEQLKVRVKELEQQLQESAREAEMERALLQGERDAERMLLQKEQKALDQLQEKLVTLETGIQKERDKERAELAAGRRHLEARQALYAELQTQLDNCPESVREQLQEQLRREAEALETETKLFEDLEFQQLERESRLEEERELAGQGLLRSKAELLRSISKRKERLAVLDNQAGQIRAQAVQDSERLARDKNASLQLLQKEKEKLTMLERRYHSITGGRPFPKTPPTLKEAELLISESSEVGLGTVTLAPLLGSSQAEASSIPLTSPASTELYPKAQEEYLSLAEAIQLCSRLDPYASATSPSALTQPFPDSEYVTLEQLKAMWGSSPAPAAPAPGLPVWASTSRDLVPTTRLPTVLPSSSSFASVTPSPKMEKLLLPAVDLEQWYQELMAGLGTGPGAASPRCSPPPLPAKASRQLQVYRSKVDGEATSPLPRTRSGPLPSSSGSSSSSSQLSVATLGRSPSPKSTLLPQNCTGSLPRNLAATLQDIEAKRQLALQQKVESVPAEPLPTDDPAGQQVIEEQRRRLAELKQKAAAEAQCQWDALHGAAPFSAGPSGFPPLMHHSILHHLPAGRERGEEGEHAYDTLSLESSDSMETSISTGAHSACSPDNMSSTSGLDGGKIEEMEKMLKEAHAEKSRLMESREREIELRRQALEEERRRREQVERRLQSESARRQQLVEKEVKMREKQFSQARPLTRYLPIRKEDFDLKTHIESSGHGVDTCLHVVLSSKVCRGYLVKMGGKIKSWKKRWFVFDRLKRTLSYYVDKHETKLKGVIYFQAIEEVYYDHLRSAAKSPNPALTFCVKTHDRLYYMVAPSAEAMRIWMDVIVTGAEGYTQFMN, from the exons GTTGTATGTTGTGCCTGGGCCAGTCCACCTTCCTACGCTTTAACCACCCAGCTGAAGCCAAGTGGATGAAGAGCATGATCCCAGCAGGGGGCCGGGCCCCCGGGCCCCCCTTCAGTCCTGGCCCTG CAGAGTCAGAAAGCCTGGTGAATGGGAACCATACCCCACAGCCTGCAACCCGGGGACCCTCAGCCTGTGCCAGCCACAGTTCCCTTGTGAGCTCCATTGAAAAGGACCTGCAGGAAATCATGGACTCACTGGTGCTAGAGGAGTCTGGAGCTGCTGCCAAAAAACCTGCTGCGACTTCCCCCCTGTCTCCAATGGCCAATGGTGGACGCTAcctgctatctcccccaaccagCCCAGGTGCCATGTCTGTGGGCTCCAGCTATGAGAACACCTCTCCagctttctctccactctcctcacCAGCCAGCAGTGGAAGCTGTGCCAGCCACTCGCCAAGCGGACAGGAGCCAGCACCTTCCATGCCCCCGCTGGTGCCTGCCCGTTCCTCCAGCTACCATTTGGCTCTGCAGCCCCCACAGTCCCGACCAAGTGGTGCCCGCTCCTCTGAGAGCCCTCTGTTGGGCAAGAAGGGGTGTCTTGAGAGACCTTCCAGCCCTGGCCTCCGTGGTCTGCTGACAGACAGTCCTGCAGCCACTGTGTTGGCAGAGGCCCGTAGAGCCACTGAAAGCCCCCGGTTGGGTGGGCAGTTGCCTGTGGTAGCTATCAGCCTGAGTGAATATCCTGCTTCCAGTGCCCACACTCAACCCACTAGCATTCCTGGGAGCCCTAAATTACAACCTCCGGTCCCCGCTCCCCGAAACAAGATCGGCACACTCCAGGACCGTCCTCCCAGCCCTTTCCATGAACTGTCAGGCAGCGATCGAGGGTTGACAACCAGCCCTTCACGCCAGCTGGTGGGCCGAACATTTTCAGATGGGTCAGTCACTCGAACCCTGCAGCCTCCTGAGAGCCCACGCCTAGGCCGACGGGGTTTGGACAGCATGCGAGAACTCCCTCCCTTGAGCCCATCTCTGTCCCGACGGGCTCTGTCTCCCATGCCATCCCGGACCACTCCAGATCCCAAGCTAACCAGGGAAGTGGCAGAAAGTCCCAGACCCCGGCGCTGGGCAGCTCATGGGACTTCACCAGAGGACTTCTCCCTGACACTGGGGGCCCGGGGCCGTAGGACACGGAGCCCTTCACCAACACTTGGGGAGTCTTTAGCACCCCGTAAAAGTAGTTTCAGTGGTAGGTTGAGCCCCGCCTACAGCCTGGGCTCTCTGACTGGGCCTTCACCCCGTCAGAGCCCCCGTGCCCAGAGGAAGCTCTCGAGTGGGGACTTGAGGGTGCCTGTCACTCGAGAGAGGAAAAATAGCATCACAGAGATCAGTGACAATGAGGACGATCTTCTGGAGTACCACCGGCGGCAGCGCCAGGAGAGGCTTCGGGAGCAGGAAATGGAGAGGCTg GAACGCCAGCGCCTAGAGACCATCCTGAACCTTTGTGCTGAGTATAGTCGGGCGGACGGTGGACCCGAGGCTGGGGAACTACCCAGCATCGGAGAAGCCACTGCAGCACTGGCGCTGGCAGGCCGGAGGCCCTCCCGAAGCCTTTCGGGGGCCACAGGGCGGAACGAGGACTCTGGAAGTGCCACCCAACGCCTGTGGGAGAGTTTGGAACGCTCTGATGAGGAAAACCTCAAGGAAGAATGCAGTAGCACTGAGAGCACCCAGCAGGAG CATGAAGATGCACCGAGCATCAAGCTCCAGGGAGAGGCACTGGCTTTGGAAGAAGAGAGAGTTCAGGCGCTGGGGAGAGTGGAGCAGCTCAAGGTCCGAGTGAAGGAACTGGAACAGCAGTTGCAGGAATCAGCTCGAGAG GCTGAAATGGAGCGGGCCCTGCTACAGGGGGAGAGGGATGCAGAGCGAATGCTGCTGCAGAAAGAGCAGAAGGCACTGGACCAGCTGCAGGAAAAGCTGGTGACCTTGGAGACGGGCATCCAGAAGGAGAGGGACAAG GAGAGGGCGGAGCTGGCCGCAGGACGGAGGCACCTGGAGGCCCGCCAGGCGCTCTACGCCGAGCTCCAGACACAGCTCGATAACTGCCCCGAGTCAGTACGGGAACAGTTACAGGAGCAGCTGAGAAGG GAGGCTGAGGCCCTGGAGACTGAGACAAAGCTCTTTGAGGACTTGGAGTTCCAGCAATTGGAGCGGGAGAGCCGCCTGGAAGAGGAGCGAGAGCTGGCGGGTCAGGGACTGCTCCGGAGCAAAGCGGAGCTGCTCCGAAGCATCTCCAAGAGGAAG GAGCGCCTGGCTGTCCTGGACAATCAGGCTGGGCAGATACGGGCCCAAGCTGTGCAAGATTCTGAGCGTCTGGCCAGAGACAAGAATGCTTCTCTGCAGCTGCTGCAAAAG gagaaggagaagctgaCAATGTTGGAAAGAAGATACCACTCGATCACAGGGGGCAGGCCTTTCCCGAAGACCCCACCAACACTCAAGGAG GCTGAACTGCTCATCTCTGAGTCCTcagaggtggggctggggactgtgACTCTGGCCCCACTCCTGGGGTCTTCTCAGGCTGAGGCCTCCTCTATCCCCTTAACCTCACCTGCTTCCACTGAGCTCTACCCCAAAGCTCAAGAG GAATATTTGAGCCTGGCTGAGGCCATCCAGCTGTGCTCCCGCTTGGATCCTTACGCTTCTGCCACCTCCCCCAGCGCACTCACCCAGCCCTTTCCTGACAGTGAG TACGTGACGCTTGAGCAGCTAAAGGCCATGTGGGGCTCCTCGCCTGCACCCGCAGCCCCTGCACCAGGCCTGCCTGTCTGGGCCTCTACCTCTCGGGACCTGGTTCCCACCACCCGCCTTCCTACCGTGctgccctcttcctcctccttcgcTTCTGTCACGCCTTCACCCAAG ATGGAGAAGCTGCTACTCCCTGCTGTAGACTTAGAACAGTGGTACCAGGAACTGATGGCCGGGCTGGGGACTGGCCCTGGTGCAGCTTCCCCTCGCTGCTCCCCCCCACCTCTACCTGCCAAAGCTTCCCGTCAGCTGCAG GTTTACCGTTCCAAGGTGGATGGTGAGGCCACTAGCCCCCTGCCCCGGACCCGCAGCGGGCCCCTACCCTCTTCTTcgggctcttcctcctcctcttcccagcTCAGTGTGGCGACCCTGGGTCGGAGTCCCTCCCCAAAG AGCACTCTACTTCCCCAGAATTGCACCGGCAGCCTACCCCGCAACCTGGCTGCCACACTACAGGACATTGAGGCCAAACGCCAACTGGCCCTGCAACAGAAGG TCGAGTCGGTTCCCGCCGAGCCCCTCCCAACCGACGACCCAGCAG GACAGCAGGTGATTGAGGAGCAGCGGCGGCGACTGGCGGAGTTGAAACAGAAAGCAGCAGCTGAGGCACAGTGCCAGTGGGATGCCCTGCATGGTGCAGCTCCCTTCTCAGCAGGCCCCTCAGGCTTCCCTCCACTTATGCACCACTCCATCCTGCACCACCTACCCGCTGGGCGGGAGCGTGGGGAGGAGGGTGAGCATGCCTATGACACACTGAGCCTGGAGAGCTCTGACAGCATGGAGACCAGCATCTCCACAGGGGCCCATTCAGCCTGCTCCCCTGACAACATGTCCAG CACCAGTGGCCTGGATGGGGGCAAGATCgaggagatggagaagatgcTGAAAGAAGCCCATGCGGAAAAGAGCCGGCTCATGGAATCCAGG GAGCGTGAAATAGAGCTGCGGAGACAAGCTCTGGAAGAAGAGCGCAGGAGGCGGGAGCAGGTGGAACGGAGGCTGCAGAGCGAGAGTGCCAGGAGGCAGCAACTGGTGGAGAAGGAGGTCAAGATGCGGGAGAAGCAATTTTCCCAG gCACGACCCCTGACCCGCTACCTGCCAATCCGGAAGGAGGACTTCGATCTGAAGACCCACATTGAGTCATCAGGCCACGGGGTTGATACCTGTCTGCATGTGGTGCTCAGCAGCAAG GTCTGCCGAGGCTACTTGGTCAAGATGGGCGGCAAGATCAAATCGTGGAAGAAGCGCTGGTTTGTCTTCGACCGGCTCAAGCGCACCCTTTCCTATTATGTGG ATAAACATGAGACAAAGCTGAAGGGGGTGATATATTTCCAGGCCATCGAAGAGGTATATTATGACCACCTGCGCAGTGCAGCCAAG AGTCCAAACCCAGCCCTCACCTTCTGCGTGAAGACCCACGATCGACTATACTACATGGTGGCACCCTCTGCAGAAGCCATGCGCATCTGGATGGACGTCATTGTCACCGGGGCCGAGGGCTATACTCAGTTCATGAACTGA